The DNA sequence TTAAGATGACTGAAGCGGCCCAGCTGCGATTCGGTGGTGATCAATAAGCGTGGGCTGGCATCTTCCAGCATCATGGTCAGACGGTCATCGGGATAGCCCGTATCCAGCGGCAGCCAGGCTGCGCCCAGCTCCACGATGGCCTGCAACGCCAGCGACAGAAATACCGAGCGCGGTAAGGCTACGGCAACAATATCACCCGGCTGCACGCCTCTCGCGGTTAACTCTGCGGCCAGCGCAGTCACCTGCTGACGCATCTGCTGGTAGCTGAACTGATGATGCTCATCCGCCAGCGCGGCAGCATGCGGCGTGCGCTGTGCCTGCTGGCGGATCAGACTACTGAGCGTGGTTTGCGGGACCGGCATCGCCGTCGCGTTAACCTGTTGCAGCAGCCGGTTTTCATGCGGATGCAGCAGCTGTGCTTCGGCACACTTCAGCCCGGCATCGGCGGCAAACTGACGTAACAGCAGCGGCAGGCGGTTCAGGTGCTGTTGCAGCGTTTGTGCATCATAGCGTTCGGCATTCGCCAGCATCTCCAGCGAGACATTGCCTTCTTCGTCCAGATAGAGCGCGATTTCCAGATCCCGCACCGGCCCCGAGGCCAGCTGATGAGTGATCCCTTCGATTCCGGCAAAATTCAGCTGGTAGTCGAACATTTTCAGATTGATCACCGGGCCGAACAGCGGCTCGCTGAGCTGCCCGATATCACGCTGGATCTGTTCGGCATCGTAACGCTGGTGGCGACGCACCTTTTTCAGCTGCTTCGACAGCGCTGAAGCCAGCTGCGGCAGCGTGGCGTCCGCAGCAATTCTGACGCCAACAGGTAACACATTCAGCACCGGTCCGGTGGTGCTTAAGGCTGCCGATCCCAGGCGACGCATAAAGATGAAACCGGCGCTGTAATCGGTGCGCCCACAAAGACGTCCCAGCCAGAGCGCGATCAGCGCCAGCGCCATATCCGCTTCGGTCTGCTCGCTTTGGGTCATCAGTTTGCGGAAATCGTCCCGGTCAAACTGTAAGCTATGCCGGACAAGCCTGGTGGTCGCGACAGAACCGCTTAGCGGCAGCGGCGAAAGCGTGGCAGGCATGGGCAGCGCACGCGCCTGCTCCTGCCAGAAAGCGGCGTCACGCTGCCAGGTCGGCGAAGAAGAGTAGCGGTCGTACTCTTCCACCACTTCGCTAAACGGCACGAAGGGCGTGGGAGCTGGCTGACGATTAGCGACGAGCGCGGTATAAATTTCGGCGATGCGGCGGGTAATCGCGGTGAAACTGAAGCCATCAACAACCAGGTGGTGAAAACGCTGATACCAGAACCAGCGCGTGTCGCTCAGCCGGAAAATAGCGTGATGATAAAGCGCGCTGCCGCTGTTGATGCGTAAATCGCCTGCCAGATCCTGCTGCATCAACGCCAGCGCGGCAGCAGCGGGATCGCTCTCCGCGCGCAGATCGTAGCGCTGGGGCGAGGCAAAGGTACAGTCCGCATCAACCCACTGCATGGGCACGCCGTCTTCAAAATCAAAACGCATCCGCAGCGTATCGGCTTCCGTCATTCCGCTGACCACCGCCCGGCAAAGCAGCGACGCATCCAGCGCGCCGTTAAGTTCCACATAGTGAGCCACGCTCCACGCATTCGCCACGGGCGACAGCTGTTCAGCCATCCAGATCCCTGGCTGCGCCGCCACCAGCGGCATACGGGTTTTCACTTCTGCTTTTTTCACAAGTAATTCGCTCATTCTACTCACCCCAGGATGGGTTCTCAGAGGCCGTGGTACTCACTTCAGCCGGGGTTAAACTGCGCCAGTTTGTTTCCAGCCAGTGCTGGCAGGCCTGCTGGCTTTCAGGCCCGCGTATCACCTGCCAGCCAGGCGGCAGTGCGCAATGCGCGGGCCAGAGGCTGTATTGTTCACGCGAGTTTTGCAGGATGATAAAAAGTCCCTCAGGATGATCAAAGGGATTGCTGTACTCCATATCAGGCTCCTCTCGATGCCGGTTTTATCGCCTGACGGGCTGCCAGAGTTCGGTCAGGCCGTCGATCAGGCCGCCTCGCCAGCACAGGGCATCATGCCCGCCGTCAAACAGACGATAACGGGTAGTCAGACCGGCTTTTTGCAACAGCGGATAAAGACGCTGATTGGCTTGCAGGATCAGCGGCTCGCGCAGGCCCGCTTCCAGCCAGATACGTAATCGGCTGCCGTCGCCCAGCCCATCGGTAATTTGTTGAATTAACCAGCCTGCCTTATCGGCCTGCTGGCGGTTAGGCCACCAGAAGGATCCCGACTGGCTCAGTACGCAGCCAAAGCGCTCAGGCCAGTGCAGGCCCGCGTATAATGAAGAAAGTCCACCGAAGCTCTGCCCGGCGACGACGGTGGTGGCCGCCTCATTGCGCCAGGCGACCTGCGATGTCAGCAGCGGCAGCAGCTCTTCCTGCACCGCCAGCCAGAAATCCGGGTTACAGGTCAGCTCCTGCCCGCGATTTTCCGTACTGATAGCGTCGATCAGTAAATACACCGCCGGCGGCAGATGACCGTTATTGGTTTCACGCTGCAAGGCAGGCCATACCGGCTGCTGTTCAGCCCAGAATTTACCATCCAGCAAAATCGCTAACGGACGCTGTTCGGGCTGGCCTTCGCCGGTAGTGAAAATCCAGACGCGGCGTTGATTACCCAATCGCTGGCTGTTCCATTGCACGCAGCGAGGCGCGTCAAAATCGACCGTTTCCTGCGTGTCCCAGCCGTTTTGCAGCGGTGCCAGCGGCAAATGCAGTGCCGAAGCGGCATGGCCCCGCCCCCCTCGCCAGCTGCTATTCACGTTATGCGGATCGGCAATTGCCTGAGGCAGAAGCTTGCGCCAGCCTTCACGCAGCGCCTGGCGGTCAGGCGGGTTTTGCAGCGCGGCGGCGGTAAAGTCCTGCTCCTCACTGGAAGGGATCAGGCAATAGCTGCCGCGCCAGCTGGCGTTGAGGCGAACCTGCCATTGCCAGATATCGGTGCCGGCAATACGCTGCAAGCTCTGCGGCGCGCGCTGCTGGTGATGATCGGTAACGCCAGTGATATAGATCCAGACATGACGGATTGACGACGTGCGTTCAGTACCAGCCGGGTCCCGCCAGTAAAATGTGACGGTGCAAATATTGCCTTCCCTGACGACGAACGGCAGCCCCTGCTCTATTTTTTGCTGCCACCAGGCCTCACCCTCTTTTTCCCAATCGCCAGCCATACCTATAACCCTATGTAAATAATGGTAAAACAGTGATTCTGAAATTGCATGACGCTCAGTTTATTGATAATGGTTTTCATTTGCAATCAGAAATAGTTATCATTTTTACCGTTTTGTGGCAGGCAGGTCAGCGTCAGATTTTTCCGGTGTTTTCCCGGATAAACAGTGAGAGATGAGTGGCACTCATTTTCATCAACAGGCGGGTTGTGGGGAGCAAAGGCGTTGGGAGAGAGTAAACCGGCAGGCGTGGTTAAAAAGGCTTCAAAACAGAATTGCTCTGCCCTGAAGCCCGCAGGAATTTACCCTGCTTTAATATCTTCGATAACGGGTTCGTTATGCAGACGCTGACGACGTCGCAGGCTGGGGAACCACGCCATCCATAAGCCCACCACAATCAGCGTGCCAATGCCACCGAGCGCCGCTGCGGGTGCCGCGCCCATCCATGCTGCCAGCATGCCGGATTCAAATTCACCGAGCT is a window from the Pantoea sp. CCBC3-3-1 genome containing:
- a CDS encoding MbtH family NRPS accessory protein, which encodes MEYSNPFDHPEGLFIILQNSREQYSLWPAHCALPPGWQVIRGPESQQACQHWLETNWRSLTPAEVSTTASENPSWGE
- the fes gene encoding enterochelin esterase — protein: MAGDWEKEGEAWWQQKIEQGLPFVVREGNICTVTFYWRDPAGTERTSSIRHVWIYITGVTDHHQQRAPQSLQRIAGTDIWQWQVRLNASWRGSYCLIPSSEEQDFTAAALQNPPDRQALREGWRKLLPQAIADPHNVNSSWRGGRGHAASALHLPLAPLQNGWDTQETVDFDAPRCVQWNSQRLGNQRRVWIFTTGEGQPEQRPLAILLDGKFWAEQQPVWPALQRETNNGHLPPAVYLLIDAISTENRGQELTCNPDFWLAVQEELLPLLTSQVAWRNEAATTVVAGQSFGGLSSLYAGLHWPERFGCVLSQSGSFWWPNRQQADKAGWLIQQITDGLGDGSRLRIWLEAGLREPLILQANQRLYPLLQKAGLTTRYRLFDGGHDALCWRGGLIDGLTELWQPVRR